From a single bacterium genomic region:
- a CDS encoding 2-hydroxyacyl-CoA dehydratase family protein, whose product MRKAPERLGVLCGLVPRELVEAAGFEARFVAGAGAAEALPANLCAHVRGAAAALAGPEGAALAGVVVADGCYPMLRLWDLLEASASLRPRWLLAVPRRNTPAAVAFFRGELERVGAALAAAAGFPSLDTERVAAAIEARNRWRERGRALCDGLFAGEIPRLNPRLLEALEGRDTTDAAASGAAAAAMRPVGGRERRRPRLLLVGSHFVTGDLLELIAEMGGDVCGVESCTHHRAGTAPVPLQTGTDPLRALAAAYLAQPPCPRMEAGGARVEEAAQLGRTGRIDGVVYLLMKSCTAHAYAVPHWRTRLASSGVPLLVLEIESADWSQPRLATRFEAFLESLARREPQ is encoded by the coding sequence GTGCGTAAGGCGCCGGAGCGCCTCGGCGTGCTCTGCGGGCTGGTGCCGCGCGAGCTGGTCGAGGCCGCTGGCTTCGAGGCTCGCTTCGTCGCGGGTGCCGGCGCCGCCGAGGCCCTTCCCGCCAATCTCTGCGCGCACGTCCGCGGTGCCGCGGCGGCCCTCGCCGGGCCCGAGGGCGCGGCTCTCGCCGGCGTCGTCGTGGCGGACGGCTGCTACCCGATGCTGCGTCTCTGGGATCTGCTCGAAGCCTCCGCCTCGCTGCGTCCGCGCTGGCTGCTGGCGGTGCCGCGCCGGAACACGCCGGCGGCCGTCGCCTTCTTTCGCGGCGAGCTCGAGCGCGTGGGCGCCGCGCTTGCGGCGGCCGCGGGCTTCCCGTCGCTCGACACCGAGCGCGTGGCGGCCGCGATTGAGGCGCGAAACCGCTGGCGCGAGCGTGGCCGCGCGCTGTGCGACGGACTATTCGCCGGCGAGATCCCGCGCCTCAACCCGCGCCTTCTCGAGGCCCTCGAGGGGCGGGACACGACCGACGCTGCGGCGTCCGGGGCGGCCGCCGCCGCGATGCGGCCGGTGGGAGGCCGGGAACGGCGGCGGCCGCGTCTCCTGCTCGTCGGCTCGCACTTCGTCACCGGGGACCTGCTGGAGCTGATCGCCGAGATGGGCGGCGATGTCTGCGGGGTCGAGAGCTGCACGCACCACCGCGCCGGCACCGCTCCCGTTCCGCTGCAAACGGGGACGGACCCGTTGCGCGCCCTTGCGGCCGCGTATCTCGCGCAGCCTCCGTGCCCGCGGATGGAGGCCGGCGGCGCGCGCGTCGAAGAGGCCGCGCAGCTCGGGCGGACGGGGCGGATCGACGGCGTCGTCTATCTGCTGATGAAGAGCTGCACCGCCCACGCCTATGCGGTGCCGCACTGGCGCACGCGGCTTGCGAGCTCTGGCGTCCCGCTCCTCGTGCTCGAGATCGAGAGCGCCGATTGGTCGCAGCCCCGGCTTGCCACGCGCTTCGAGGCCTTCCTCGAGTCCCTCGCCCGACGGGAGCCGCAGTGA
- a CDS encoding acyl-CoA dehydratase activase yields the protein MYLGVDIGSLAAKGVLLDAAGTVAAWALVPSGFDHARVAEEVTRRVLAAAGVTPECLVGTVGTGYGRASVARAGRRVTEITCHARGAHALVPACRTVIDIGGQDSKFIRMDERGRVVDFAMNDRCAAGTGRFLEVMAQALAIPLEQMGAAVLAATGAARISNVCTVFAESEVVGLIAGGEARPNIVRGLCQAIAERVGAMAARVGVAPPLAMTGGVAQNLAVVAALEEKLGLPIAVPRLPQLVGALGAAHLARDAVADGA from the coding sequence GTGTACCTCGGCGTCGACATCGGTTCCCTCGCCGCAAAGGGCGTGCTCCTCGATGCGGCCGGGACGGTGGCCGCCTGGGCGCTCGTCCCCTCGGGTTTCGATCATGCACGCGTCGCGGAAGAGGTCACCCGCCGGGTGCTCGCGGCCGCCGGGGTCACGCCGGAGTGCCTCGTCGGCACGGTCGGCACGGGCTACGGCCGCGCGAGCGTCGCGCGCGCCGGCCGGAGAGTCACGGAGATCACCTGTCACGCGCGCGGCGCGCACGCGCTCGTGCCGGCCTGCCGCACGGTGATCGACATCGGCGGCCAGGACAGCAAGTTCATCCGCATGGACGAGCGCGGCCGCGTCGTGGACTTCGCGATGAACGACCGCTGCGCGGCAGGCACCGGGCGCTTCCTCGAAGTGATGGCGCAGGCGCTCGCGATTCCGCTCGAGCAGATGGGCGCCGCCGTTCTCGCGGCGACGGGCGCCGCGCGCATCAGCAACGTCTGCACCGTCTTCGCCGAGTCCGAGGTCGTCGGGCTGATCGCGGGGGGCGAGGCGCGGCCGAACATCGTCCGCGGTCTCTGCCAGGCGATCGCCGAGCGCGTGGGCGCCATGGCCGCCCGCGTCGGCGTCGCGCCGCCGCTCGCGATGACCGGCGGGGTGGCGCAGAACCTCGCGGTCGTCGCCGCGCTGGAGGAGAAGCTCGGGCTGCCGATTGCGGTGCCGCGGCTCCCTCAGCTCGTCGGGGCCCTCGGCGCGGCGCACCTCGCGCGCGATGCGGTGGCGGACGGTGCGTAA